One part of the Vitis riparia cultivar Riparia Gloire de Montpellier isolate 1030 chromosome 6, EGFV_Vit.rip_1.0, whole genome shotgun sequence genome encodes these proteins:
- the LOC117915936 gene encoding cyclin-dependent protein kinase inhibitor SMR3-like, translating to MGVSNSGVFLTEKDLTSIGFNFLAKPTLEFQDDDHECGNCETARSGEGKFDKKQEEKEREEQEEEKCKVKVTPMDLKMSSLAEFKVEEDDDNDGFKTPTSVDHKIPLILPCPPAPKKPKSLPSTKRRAAGPNRRVLLDLSNEIQSLFPPDFGGKSKRLRQGGK from the coding sequence ATGGGTGTGTCCAATTCTGGGGTGTTCCTCACTGAGAAAGATCTGACTTCCATCGGATTCAATTTTCTAGCAAAACCCACGTTGGAATTTCAAGATGATGATCATGAGTGTGGGAACTGTGAAACTGCACGTTCAGGAGAAGGCAAGTTTGATaagaaacaagaagaaaaagaaagagaagaacaagaagaagagaaatgCAAGGTGAAGGTAACTCCTATGGACCTGAAAATGTCATCTCTAGCAGAATTCAAGgtggaagaagatgatgataacGATGGGTTCAAGACTCCAACATCTGTGGATCACAAAATCCCATTGATCCTCCCATGCCCACCTGcaccaaaaaaaccaaaatcccTTCCATCCACTAAACGGAGAGCGGCGGGGCCTAATCGACGAGTCCTACTCGATCTCTCAAACGAGATTCAATCACTGTTTCCTCCTGATTTCGGTGGCAAATCTAAGAGACTCAGGCAAGGTGGAAAATGA
- the LOC117915894 gene encoding uncharacterized protein At3g17950-like, producing MAQQEEGWPLGLQPLNVRIGLARIGDFSGSISFNTLLTGSPSSSTDSSSDLDTESTGSFFHDKSITLGSLIGVSSIIELTGRSVRGRRAESLKGKRSYKSRTWFFSLCSRASTDAENVKNPPSLGHFLAVERRAANEYRRNHSPIDYGPDELALAQPNAEPNSLFMDGEIAPPQPSSWSGSDAEMGQNRGLVNGSGHGVPVLFSCMCGQSSH from the exons ATGGCTCAGCAG GAAGAGGGGTGGCCTCTGGGTTTGCAACCACTGAATGTGAGAATTGGGTTGGCAAGAATTGGTGATTTTTCTGGATCAATTTCATTCAACACTTTACTCACTGGCTCTCCAAGTTCCTCCACAGATTCTTCATCAGATTTGGATACAGAG TCCACAGGGTCTTTCTTCCATGACAAGAGCATCACGCTTGGGAGCCTGATAGGTGTCTCCAGCATTATAGAGCTCACTGGAAGATCAGTAAGGGGAAGAAGAGCAGAAAGTTTAAAAGGCAAGAGAAGCTACAAGTCCAGAACATGGTTTTTCTCTTTATGCTCAAGGGCTAGTACTGATGCAGAGAATGTGAAGAACCCTCCCTCCCTTGGCCACTTTCTTGCAGTGGAAAGGAGAGCTGCCAATGAATATAGAAGGAACCATAGCCCTATCGATTATGGACCGGATGAGCTTGCCCTGGCTCAGCCTAATGCAGAACCAAACTCACTATTCATGGATGGAGAAATTGCACCTCCTCAGCCAAGTTCATGGTCAGGTTCAGATGCTGAGATGGGACAAAACAGAGGATTAGTGAATGGCAGTGGGCATGGAGTGCCAGTGCTGTTTTCATGCATGTGTGGACAATCTTCCCACTGA